A part of Gammaproteobacteria bacterium genomic DNA contains:
- a CDS encoding hypothetical protein (Evidence 5 : Unknown function), which yields MRLLVISQKLNKNLKNKLSIHTVFGLVIFAWVFVQIEIHAAVVISVIFLIARVGNAMLPLKE from the coding sequence GTGCGGTTGTTGGTAATTTCTCAAAAATTGAATAAAAATCTAAAAAATAAGTTATCCATTCATACCGTTTTTGGATTAGTCATATTTGCATGGGTCTTTGTACAGATCGAGATTCATGCGGCTGTAGTGATTTCAGTAATTTTTCTGATAGCGAGAGTTGGCAATGCAATGTTGCCTTTGAAGGAGTAA
- a CDS encoding hypothetical protein (Evidence 5 : Unknown function), which translates to MLQRSFILRAVAGFAADRFVVTRTVSASAAFSSPGTEEASQGESVTSLQRSPISRTKARQPWACFHKPRPLGRGD; encoded by the coding sequence ATGTTGCAACGCAGCTTTATCCTGCGCGCAGTCGCAGGATTTGCAGCAGACCGTTTCGTAGTTACCCGTACCGTGTCTGCATCCGCCGCTTTCAGCAGCCCTGGAACTGAGGAAGCATCCCAGGGTGAGTCTGTTACTTCGTTGCAACGTAGTCCGATTTCTCGAACTAAAGCTCGTCAACCTTGGGCTTGTTTTCACAAGCCCCGCCCTTTAGGGCGGGGTGATTGA
- the hemC gene encoding hydroxymethylbilane synthase: MIATLRIATRKSPLALWQAGHVRDALMARHPDLVVELVGITTQGDRILDAPLAKVGGKGLFVKELEQGLRERRADIAVHSMKDVPVQLPDGLEIAVIMTREDPRDAFVSNHYARLDALPLGARVGTSSLRRQSQIRALRPDLSVLDLRGNVNTRLKHLDEGEFDAILLAYAGLLRLGLAERATEILTLEQSLPAIGQGAIGIECRSDNLKIHRLIAPLHDQDTALRIIAERALNARLQGGCQVPIAGHAELAGHQLRMRALVGRPDGTSLVRSEINGPATSAAALGTRLAEVLLSRGADAILSEIY, from the coding sequence ATGATAGCCACCCTTCGTATCGCCACGCGCAAAAGTCCCCTCGCTTTATGGCAGGCCGGGCATGTTCGTGACGCCCTAATGGCGCGCCATCCTGACCTCGTGGTGGAGCTAGTGGGCATCACAACTCAGGGTGATCGTATTTTGGACGCTCCGCTCGCTAAAGTAGGAGGAAAAGGACTCTTCGTCAAGGAATTGGAACAAGGACTACGGGAAAGACGAGCCGATATTGCCGTACATTCGATGAAGGATGTCCCAGTGCAACTCCCTGACGGATTAGAAATCGCCGTCATCATGACGCGCGAAGATCCACGCGATGCTTTTGTCTCCAACCATTATGCACGCCTTGACGCATTGCCGTTAGGCGCGCGCGTCGGTACTTCCAGCTTGCGCCGTCAAAGCCAGATCCGCGCACTGCGACCGGATCTGAGCGTGCTGGACCTGCGCGGCAATGTCAACACCAGGCTCAAGCACCTGGACGAGGGCGAGTTTGACGCCATTCTACTGGCGTATGCCGGACTACTCCGTCTGGGATTGGCTGAACGCGCCACGGAAATTTTGACGCTTGAGCAAAGTCTGCCGGCCATCGGTCAAGGTGCAATTGGCATTGAGTGCCGTAGCGACAATCTAAAGATCCATCGTTTAATCGCACCCCTCCACGACCAGGATACCGCGCTGCGGATCATCGCCGAGCGTGCCTTGAACGCTCGTCTCCAGGGAGGCTGCCAGGTCCCCATCGCCGGGCACGCGGAACTCGCTGGCCATCAATTGCGGATGCGTGCCCTGGTGGGTAGGCCAGACGGTACCAGTTTAGTTCGCAGCGAAATCAACGGACCTGCAACAAGCGCCGCTGCGTTAGGCACACGTTTAGCCGAGGTTTTACTCTCGCGTGGTGCCGATGCAATCTTGTCTGAGATCTACTGA
- a CDS encoding SDR family oxidoreductase, which yields MKKQRINNKWLVITGASSGIGLATAELFLEHNFMVINLSRKLSSTIGVINLQVDLAQKGFEDSLKPALLSYIENAEVIILVHNAALLEKDATHQIMADDFRRVLEINVVAPTILNQILLPVMKPGSAIIYIGSTLSEKAVPRTFSYVTSKHATIGMMRATCQDLIDTGIHTACICPGFTDTQMLRTQLNNDELIIAQIKNSNSQHRLIKPAEIAQTIYFVAIQPVLNDAIIHANLGQRQS from the coding sequence ATGAAAAAACAACGTATTAATAACAAATGGTTAGTGATAACCGGAGCCAGTAGTGGAATTGGTTTAGCAACGGCTGAATTATTTTTAGAACATAATTTTATGGTCATCAACTTGTCGCGCAAATTATCTTCGACCATTGGAGTAATTAATCTTCAAGTTGATCTAGCGCAAAAAGGATTTGAAGACAGCTTGAAGCCAGCATTGTTATCATATATAGAAAATGCCGAAGTAATTATTTTGGTTCACAATGCTGCATTGTTAGAAAAAGATGCTACACATCAGATTATGGCAGATGATTTTCGCAGAGTTTTGGAAATCAATGTGGTTGCTCCAACAATTCTAAATCAAATTTTGCTACCAGTGATGAAGCCAGGTTCGGCGATTATTTATATTGGTTCCACATTATCTGAAAAAGCTGTACCGCGAACCTTTAGTTATGTTACTTCTAAACACGCGACTATAGGTATGATGCGTGCAACTTGTCAAGATTTAATCGATACTGGTATTCATACTGCATGTATCTGTCCGGGTTTTACCGATACCCAAATGTTACGCACTCAATTGAATAATGATGAATTAATCATAGCACAGATTAAAAATAGCAATAGCCAGCATCGTTTGATAAAACCTGCCGAAATTGCACAAACTATTTATTTTGTGGCAATTCAGCCGGTGCTCAATGATGCAATCATTCACGCCAATCTTGGACAAAGACAAAGTTAA
- a CDS encoding DUF485 domain-containing protein, with amino-acid sequence MPSHKMNWSAIEADPEFQALHRKKSRFLWGLMLFSVFYYFLLPIGAGYFTDLFKIKVWGVVNFGILFALSEFIVAWGIAWFYSHKANNEFDAMTQSIINNAHRMGG; translated from the coding sequence ATGCCGTCACATAAGATGAACTGGTCCGCCATTGAGGCCGACCCTGAGTTTCAGGCATTGCACCGCAAAAAATCCAGATTTCTTTGGGGTCTGATGCTGTTTTCTGTTTTTTATTATTTTTTGCTTCCGATAGGAGCAGGCTATTTCACTGACTTATTTAAAATTAAAGTTTGGGGAGTAGTTAATTTCGGGATTCTTTTCGCACTTTCGGAGTTTATCGTTGCCTGGGGAATCGCCTGGTTTTATTCGCATAAGGCGAATAATGAATTCGATGCAATGACGCAGTCAATCATCAATAATGCACACCGGATGGGAGGTTGA
- a CDS encoding 6-pyruvoyltetrahydropterin/6-carboxytetrahydropterin synthase, with translation MKNRLAKIEICKQELKFSAGHFCIFSQEDRENLHGHNYFTHVIIETEVTDNGISFNYGIYKAIISEICKSLDEIVLIPTQNPYLKITQDNEYVYAYFNLDKEKIYFLKRDVKLLPVRNITVEELSYWFLQELVLRVPVNHKKLIESIEVKIFSGSGQSGASLWRKT, from the coding sequence ATGAAGAATCGACTGGCTAAAATTGAAATATGCAAACAAGAACTAAAATTTTCCGCAGGTCATTTTTGTATTTTTTCGCAAGAGGATCGGGAAAATCTTCATGGTCACAATTATTTTACTCATGTGATTATAGAAACTGAAGTAACCGATAATGGGATATCATTTAATTATGGGATTTATAAAGCAATTATTAGTGAAATTTGTAAATCTCTTGATGAAATTGTATTGATTCCTACTCAAAATCCCTATTTGAAGATTACACAAGACAATGAGTATGTTTATGCTTATTTTAACTTGGATAAAGAAAAAATTTATTTTTTGAAAAGAGATGTAAAATTATTGCCAGTACGAAATATTACGGTAGAGGAATTATCTTACTGGTTTTTACAGGAATTAGTTCTCCGGGTTCCAGTCAACCACAAAAAGCTAATAGAATCTATCGAAGTTAAAATTTTTTCAGGTTCGGGACAATCTGGGGCAAGCCTTTGGAGAAAAACATGA
- a CDS encoding hypothetical protein (Evidence 5 : Unknown function), with the protein MDFITIRRRDSLVKKAILVNVPHQLAGQFSMKTGNIPPNLQVGTMIHIPYYRQNASCHHCLRDTPCFSHGVIYIWFSLYLIDDCTNDSLVLLLDR; encoded by the coding sequence ATGGACTTTATCACTATAAGACGCCGGGATAGCCTCGTCAAAAAGGCGATACTTGTAAACGTTCCACACCAGCTTGCCGGGCAGTTCAGCATGAAAACAGGAAATATCCCACCAAATCTTCAGGTGGGAACGATGATTCATATTCCTTATTATCGACAAAATGCTTCGTGTCATCATTGTCTCCGAGATACCCCCTGCTTTAGCCATGGGGTGATTTACATCTGGTTTTCCCTATATCTTATTGATGATTGTACTAATGATAGTTTAGTATTACTTTTGGATCGCTAG